ATCACCCACGATCAGCATCACCGGGATCTTGGACAGCTCGGCCGAGCGGACCTTGGCGTTCATGCGGTTGGAGGAATCGTCCACCTCGGCGCGCAGGCCCGCCGCGTGCAGTTCGGCGCGCAGTTCCTCGGCATAAGCATTGTGACGGTCGGCGATGGGAATGATGGCGACCTGCCGGGGCGCGAGCCACAGCGGGAAGTCTCCGGCGTAGTGCTCGATCAGGATGCCCACGAAACGCTCCAGGCTGCCGAAAGGCGCGCGGTGAATCATGATGGGGCGGTGGTCCTGGCCGTCCTCGCCGACATAGCTGATGTCAAAGCGTTCGGGCAGGTTGTAGTCCACCTGAATGGTGCCCAGCTGCCACTCGCGGCCCAGCACGTCCTTGACCACGAAATCCAGCTTGGGGCCGTAGAAGGCGGCGTCGCCGGGCTCGACGCTGTAGGGCAGCCCGACTTCCTCGACCGCCTGGATGATCTGCCCCTCGGCCAGGTCCCAGTTCGCGGCGTCGCCCACGTACTTGTCGCTCTCCGGGTCACGGGTGCCCACCCGGAAACGCACGTCGTTCATGCCGAAGGTCCGCAGCACGAGCACGGTCAGGTCCAGCACATCCAGGAATTCCTTCTTGAGCTGGTCCGGGCGGCAGAAGATGTGGGCGTCGTCCTGCGTGAAGCCGCGCACGCGCGTCAGGCCATTGAGCTCGCCGGACTGCTCGTAGCGGTACACAGTTCCGAACTCGGCCAGCCGCACCGGCAGGTCGCGGTAGCTGCGCGGCTTGCTCGCGTAGATGCGGACGTGGTGCGGGCAGTTCATGGGCTTGAGCATGTACTGCTCGTCGTCCACGGTGATCGGCGAGAAGTTGCTGTCGCTGTAGTTCTGGTAATGGCCGCTCGTCTTGTACAGCTCCAGATTGCCGATGTTCGGCGTGATCACGCCCTGGTACCCGCGCTGGAACTGCTGCTCCTTGAGAAAGCCCGCGAGTTCCTCGCGCAGCACTGTGCCGTTGGGCAGCCACAGCGGCAGGCCCTTGCCCACGAGGGGATCAATCGTGAACAGTTCCAGCTCGCGTCCCAGCTTGCGGTGGTCGCGCCGCTTGGCCTCTTCCAGCCGCTCCAGGTACTCGTCGAGTTCCTTCTGGCTGGCAAAGGCGACGCCGTAGACCCGCTGCAGGATGGGGTTCTTCTCGTTGCCGCGCCAGTACGCGCCCGAGGTACTCGTCAGCTTGAAGGCAGTGGGCAGCTTGCCGGTGTTCGGGAAGTGCGGGCCGCGGCACAGGTCCACATAGTCGCCCTGGGTATAGAAGGTGATGGCCTGGTCGTCAGGCAATTCAGAGATCAGCTCAACCTTGTAGGGATCGAAGCCGAAGCGCTCCAGCGCCTCCTGCTTGCTGACCTCCGAGCGCGTGATGTCCAGGCCCTGCCCGATGATCTCGCGCATGATCGCCTCGATTGCGGGCAGGTCCTCCTCACGCAGCGGCTCGGGCAGATCAAAGTCCTGGTAGAAGCCGTTCTCGATGCTGGGGCCGACCCCACGCTTGACCGCTTCCCTGGGATGGCCCTTGCGCGTGTAGAACTCGCCCACCGCCTGACTCATGACGTGGCCCAGCGAGTGCCGGAAGACGCTCTGGGCCTGTCCGGGATTCTTCTTGGTGATCAGACTAATCTGTGCGCCCTCGGGCAACGGCGTTTGCAGGTCGGTCAGAACGCCGCCCACGGTCGCGGCGAGCGCGTCCTGCGCCAGCCGGGGGCCAATCGCCTGGGCAGCGTCCAGCGCGGTCGCTCCCTGCGGCAGTTCCAGTTGTTTTCCATCGGGCAAAAAGACGTGCATGTGTTCCACTCCTTAGAATTCAAGACAAAAAGACCCGGCCTGGCCGCACTCCAGCAGGACGCCTGAAAACCGTCTATAGGTTCTCAGGCGCAGGGAGTTCGCGTGTTCAGACCGGATGGGCCAGACATTCGTAGCCACACGGCAGCCATCACCAGACCGGAGTGATGGGCGCGTGACTTCATGCAGGCAGGATAGCGGTTTGGGACGAGTGGGGGCAAGCGCGGCGGCGGCGTCACCCAGTTCCCGCCGCACACACCGCCCTCCAGGCATGGAAACAGCTCCAGGGCGCTGTCGTCTTTGTCGGGCTTACCCGTGAACGGCTCAGCCCTGCACTCCAAAGGCGGCACTGCCGGACACCCCTTTGGGATTCGGCCCCCACCTGTTGGTCTGGGCATCGCTGTCTGATACCACGAAAACCAGCACCACGATTCCGCCCACCAGGGGAATGAGGCTCAGGAGTTGCCACCAGCCGCTCCGTCCCGTGTCGTGCAGACGCCGGGCAGTCAGGGCGAGGCCTGGAATCAGCACCGCCAGCGTATAGATGCCGCTCAGGACCCCCAGTGAGAGATCGTCGCTTCCCAGTCCGAGCATGCCGTCCACGAACCCCAGAACGAACGTGATGATGAGGTTGAAAAGCGTAAACATCCAGTATTCGCGGCGACGGGCACGGCCAGAAAAGTCGGCGTAATGGTGACGGATGACCTTCAGATATTCGTTCACGCA
This is a stretch of genomic DNA from Deinococcus aerophilus. It encodes these proteins:
- the thrS gene encoding threonine--tRNA ligase, giving the protein MHVFLPDGKQLELPQGATALDAAQAIGPRLAQDALAATVGGVLTDLQTPLPEGAQISLITKKNPGQAQSVFRHSLGHVMSQAVGEFYTRKGHPREAVKRGVGPSIENGFYQDFDLPEPLREEDLPAIEAIMREIIGQGLDITRSEVSKQEALERFGFDPYKVELISELPDDQAITFYTQGDYVDLCRGPHFPNTGKLPTAFKLTSTSGAYWRGNEKNPILQRVYGVAFASQKELDEYLERLEEAKRRDHRKLGRELELFTIDPLVGKGLPLWLPNGTVLREELAGFLKEQQFQRGYQGVITPNIGNLELYKTSGHYQNYSDSNFSPITVDDEQYMLKPMNCPHHVRIYASKPRSYRDLPVRLAEFGTVYRYEQSGELNGLTRVRGFTQDDAHIFCRPDQLKKEFLDVLDLTVLVLRTFGMNDVRFRVGTRDPESDKYVGDAANWDLAEGQIIQAVEEVGLPYSVEPGDAAFYGPKLDFVVKDVLGREWQLGTIQVDYNLPERFDISYVGEDGQDHRPIMIHRAPFGSLERFVGILIEHYAGDFPLWLAPRQVAIIPIADRHNAYAEELRAELHAAGLRAEVDDSSNRMNAKVRSAELSKIPVMLIVGDKEQEARQVSVRERTPSGHQERKGVGFDDLKAELLERYNSRS
- a CDS encoding DUF805 domain-containing protein, translating into MNEYLKVIRHHYADFSGRARRREYWMFTLFNLIITFVLGFVDGMLGLGSDDLSLGVLSGIYTLAVLIPGLALTARRLHDTGRSGWWQLLSLIPLVGGIVVLVFVVSDSDAQTNRWGPNPKGVSGSAAFGVQG